The DNA region ACACATCAACGAAATGTTAGCCCTATGTCACATGTGATCAatgagggcacacagtacagggctagggatactgggatactagtatacaagtacaattatgcagtagatacatacaaaacaacccaagttttaggtATTTACGCaaagcttcgaggactgtgagagagtctaatttTGTCCCTAAGctgttgtaaatatatatacagctaaaaccaataatgtcatttttttttttcacttgtaGTGAGGGTGGATTCTTCAAAGCAAATCTTATATTTCCAAAAGAATATCCTCAAAGGCCGCCTAAAATGAAATTTGTGACAGAGATCTGGCACCCAAATGGTAAGTACTGTTCATTTTGAATAGTTTTTTCCTCAGGTTATCTTTGTTTTTAGATTTGATGGAAAACAGCAGACACTTGTGTAATATTACTGTAAAAACTTAAAGTAACGTTCTAACTTTTTGTTTCCCCAGTTGAAAGGAATGGAGATGTTTGTATTTCAATTCTACATGAACCAGGGGAAGATAAATACGGGTATGAGAGTGCATCAGAGAGGTGGTTACCAGTACATACAGTAGAAACCATATTACTTAGTGTCATATCAATGTTAGCAGATCCTAATGATGAATCACCTGCCAATGTTGATGCTGCTGTAAGTATACATATAGCTTCACATGTCAAGTCAGTCTTAACCTTAACACCTGTCATTATAACCCTTGCCTGTCATGACAGTCAGTAGACGGTTGGTGTATGAATTTGTAAATCACACTCCACAGATAACAAGAACACATACTGTGGGTCAGTCCTCCCATTGCTCACAATGATTGAAACATTTCCAAGATAATTTGTGAATGAGAGCACTATTTAACACTTGTTCAGTTACAACTTAGCATTCCTTTCAATGTCTGACAAACCATCAAACACAGGTAGCTGTACTCTGCATATGCAAAAATTAGTTACTGTGTAAAGCAATACAATCATTACCCCTTATAAATATGAgcattttgtatttgaaaagaaattttaGTTTGAAATATTAGGACTTTACGTTTAGATTTAATGTATATGTGTAGCTGCTGTCATGTTGTGATGTTAGGTTTGATTTGCTAATGGATGGAATTTTGAACAATCTTAAGTGTTTGGCCACAGTACCAATTTTAATATCTGGAGTCATATCTTGATGtaagttattgttatttttgtattcagtGTTTATTCTAACTCTTAACATGTTTGTACAACCCATAGAAAGACTGGCGACAAGATTATTATGGCCAGTTCAAATCTAAGGTGTCAAAGTGTGTGAGGAAAAGTCAGGATTCAGCCTTTGATGATTAAACAGAtctcatcaaaatatcaaatattggtaAGTAATATAAGTTGAATTAAGTCTGCAACTGGAGTATGTGTGtagggtggggatgggggtaaGTGAATGAAATCTACATTTGGTGTGtgtgagtggggggggggggggggggtttacatGTGAATGACTTACTCCAGATATTTTACATGCTGAAATCAAGACAAAGTTGTAT from Glandiceps talaboti chromosome 18, keGlaTala1.1, whole genome shotgun sequence includes:
- the LOC144448909 gene encoding ubiquitin-conjugating enzyme E2 G1-like; this encodes MSDQQASLLLKKQLSDLHKNPVEGFSAGLSDDDDFFKWDVMIIGPADTFYEGGFFKANLIFPKEYPQRPPKMKFVTEIWHPNVERNGDVCISILHEPGEDKYGYESASERWLPVHTVETILLSVISMLADPNDESPANVDAAKDWRQDYYGQFKSKVSKCVRKSQDSAFDD